The Castor canadensis chromosome X, mCasCan1.hap1v2, whole genome shotgun sequence genome includes a region encoding these proteins:
- the Zic3 gene encoding zinc finger protein ZIC 3 isoform X1 has protein sequence MTMLLDGGPQFPGLGVGSFGAPRHHEMPNREPASMGLNPFGDSTHAAAAAAAAAAFKLSPAAAHDLSSGQSSAFTPQGSGYANALGHHHHHHHHHHASQVPTYGGSASAAFNSTRDFLFRQRGSGLSEAASGGGQHGLFAGSASSLHAPAGIPEPPGYLLFPGLHEQGAGHPSPTGHVDNNQVHLGLRGELFSRADPYRPVASPRTDPYTASAQFPNYSPMNMNMGVNVAAHHGPGAFFRYMRQPIKQELSCKWIDETQLSRPKKSCDRTFSTMHELVTHVTMEHVGGPEQNNHVCYWEECPREGKSFKAKYKLVNHIRVHTGEKPFPCPFPGCGKIFARSENLKIHKRTHTGEKPFKCEFEGCDRRFANSSDRKKHMHVHTSDKPYICKVCDKSYTHPSSLRKHMKCCPAWYPGQSLIPDEELDTDVGMQQPALHNTTYPKCRVNAEPTVQEMIY, from the exons ATGACGATGCTTCTGGACGGAGGCCCGCAGTTCCCCGGGCTGGGAGTGGGCAGCTTCGGCGCCCCGCGCCACCACGAGATGCCCAACCGCGAGCCGGCGAGCATGGGGCTGAATCCCTTCGGGGACTCAACCCAcgctgccgccgccgctgctgccgccGCTGCCTTCAAGCTGAGCCCGGCCGCGGCGCACGATCTGTCTTCCGGCCAGAGCTCGGCTTTCACACCGCAGGGTTCGGGCTACGCCAACGCCCTgggccaccatcaccaccaccatcaccatcatcacgcCAGCCAGGTGCCCACCTACGGCGGCTCTGCCTCCGCCGCCTTCAACTCTACTCGCGACTTTCTGTTCCGCCAGCGCGGCTCCGGGCTCAGCGAGGCAGCCTCGGGGGGCGGGCAGCATGGGCTCTTTGCCGGCTCGGCGAGCAGTCTACACGCTCCAGCTGGTATTCCTGAGCCTCCTGGTTACTTGCTCTTTCCCGGGCTGCATGAGCAGGGCGCTGGGCACCCGTCGCCCACAGGGCACGTGGACAACAACCAGGTCCATCTGGGGCTGCGCGGGGAGCTGTTCAGCCGTGCTGACCCGTACCGCCCGGTGGCCAGCCCGCGCACGGACCCCTACACAGCCAGCGCGCAGTTTCCTAACTACAGCCCCATGAACATGAACATGGGCGTGAACGTAGCGGCCCACCATGGGCCTGGCGCCTTCTTCCGTTACATGCGGCAGCCCATCAAGCAGGAGCTGTCCTGCAAGTGGATCGATGAGACTCAGCTGAGCCGGCCCAAGAAGAGCTGCGACCGGACCTTCAGCACCATGCACGAGCTGGTGACGCATGTCACCATGGAGCATGTGGGGGGCCCGGAGCAGAACAATCACGTCTGCTATTGGGAGGAGTGCCCCCGCGAGGGCAAGTCCTTCAAGGCGAAGTACAAACTGGTGAACCATATCCGAGTGCACACGGGCGAGAAGCccttcccatgccctttcccGGGCTGCGGGAAGATTTTTGCCCGCTCTGAGAACCTCAAGATTCACAAGAGGACCCACACAG GTGAGAAACCTTTCAAATGTGAATTTGAAGGCTGTGACAGACGCTTTGCTAACAGCAGCGACCGCAAGaagcacatgcatgtgcacacctCGGATAAGCCCTATATCTGCAAAGTGTGCGACAAGTCCTACACGCACCCGAGTTCCCTGCGCAAACACATGAAG tgtTGTCCTGCTTGGTATCCGGGACAGTCTCTAATTCCTGATGAAGAACTTGATACTGACGTT
- the Zic3 gene encoding zinc finger protein ZIC 3 isoform X2 — MTMLLDGGPQFPGLGVGSFGAPRHHEMPNREPASMGLNPFGDSTHAAAAAAAAAAFKLSPAAAHDLSSGQSSAFTPQGSGYANALGHHHHHHHHHHASQVPTYGGSASAAFNSTRDFLFRQRGSGLSEAASGGGQHGLFAGSASSLHAPAGIPEPPGYLLFPGLHEQGAGHPSPTGHVDNNQVHLGLRGELFSRADPYRPVASPRTDPYTASAQFPNYSPMNMNMGVNVAAHHGPGAFFRYMRQPIKQELSCKWIDETQLSRPKKSCDRTFSTMHELVTHVTMEHVGGPEQNNHVCYWEECPREGKSFKAKYKLVNHIRVHTGEKPFPCPFPGCGKIFARSENLKIHKRTHTGEKPFKCEFEGCDRRFANSSDRKKHMHVHTSDKPYICKVCDKSYTHPSSLRKHMKVHESQGSDSSPAASSGYESSTPPAIASANSKDTTKTPSAVQTSSSHNPGLPPNFNEWYV, encoded by the exons ATGACGATGCTTCTGGACGGAGGCCCGCAGTTCCCCGGGCTGGGAGTGGGCAGCTTCGGCGCCCCGCGCCACCACGAGATGCCCAACCGCGAGCCGGCGAGCATGGGGCTGAATCCCTTCGGGGACTCAACCCAcgctgccgccgccgctgctgccgccGCTGCCTTCAAGCTGAGCCCGGCCGCGGCGCACGATCTGTCTTCCGGCCAGAGCTCGGCTTTCACACCGCAGGGTTCGGGCTACGCCAACGCCCTgggccaccatcaccaccaccatcaccatcatcacgcCAGCCAGGTGCCCACCTACGGCGGCTCTGCCTCCGCCGCCTTCAACTCTACTCGCGACTTTCTGTTCCGCCAGCGCGGCTCCGGGCTCAGCGAGGCAGCCTCGGGGGGCGGGCAGCATGGGCTCTTTGCCGGCTCGGCGAGCAGTCTACACGCTCCAGCTGGTATTCCTGAGCCTCCTGGTTACTTGCTCTTTCCCGGGCTGCATGAGCAGGGCGCTGGGCACCCGTCGCCCACAGGGCACGTGGACAACAACCAGGTCCATCTGGGGCTGCGCGGGGAGCTGTTCAGCCGTGCTGACCCGTACCGCCCGGTGGCCAGCCCGCGCACGGACCCCTACACAGCCAGCGCGCAGTTTCCTAACTACAGCCCCATGAACATGAACATGGGCGTGAACGTAGCGGCCCACCATGGGCCTGGCGCCTTCTTCCGTTACATGCGGCAGCCCATCAAGCAGGAGCTGTCCTGCAAGTGGATCGATGAGACTCAGCTGAGCCGGCCCAAGAAGAGCTGCGACCGGACCTTCAGCACCATGCACGAGCTGGTGACGCATGTCACCATGGAGCATGTGGGGGGCCCGGAGCAGAACAATCACGTCTGCTATTGGGAGGAGTGCCCCCGCGAGGGCAAGTCCTTCAAGGCGAAGTACAAACTGGTGAACCATATCCGAGTGCACACGGGCGAGAAGCccttcccatgccctttcccGGGCTGCGGGAAGATTTTTGCCCGCTCTGAGAACCTCAAGATTCACAAGAGGACCCACACAG GTGAGAAACCTTTCAAATGTGAATTTGAAGGCTGTGACAGACGCTTTGCTAACAGCAGCGACCGCAAGaagcacatgcatgtgcacacctCGGATAAGCCCTATATCTGCAAAGTGTGCGACAAGTCCTACACGCACCCGAGTTCCCTGCGCAAACACATGAAG GTTCATGAATCTCAAGGGTCAGATTCCTCCCCTGCTGCCAGTTCAGGCTATGAATCCTCCACTCCACCCGCTATAGCTTCTGCAAACAGTAAAGATACCACTAAAACCCCTTCTGCAGTTCAAACTAGCTCCAGCCACAACCCTGGACTTCCTCCCAATTTTAACGAATGGTACGTCTGA